A region of Domibacillus sp. DTU_2020_1001157_1_SI_ALB_TIR_016 DNA encodes the following proteins:
- a CDS encoding LacI family DNA-binding transcriptional regulator: MKVNIHSVAREAGVSIATVSKVINHTGSISEQTRKKVLAAMDKLNYHRDIAAASLRGKRTNAIGLLVPDISNPFYADIARSIEDRSRELGFSVMMCNTDNDTEKEKNYLSLLTSQRIDGLVVASAFRSTNLLEEMMEKQGVPIVLIASEIPKLSINTVTVDDYKGGYLASSHLLSLGHKRIAIIAENVRSNEPRLAAFKDAMQEAGLPVPDDYIVKTEALIEKGYESAKQLLSLKERPTAIFACNDLLAAGVIQAAKEIDLSIPHGLSVVGFDNTVLSTTTSPMLTTVSQPIKEMGAKAVELLMQEMEASRPYKERLLLSPELIIRQSTASLH, translated from the coding sequence TCGAGAAGCAGGTGTTTCGATTGCCACTGTTTCAAAAGTGATCAATCACACCGGAAGTATTAGTGAGCAGACAAGAAAAAAAGTGCTGGCGGCAATGGATAAACTTAATTATCATCGCGATATAGCGGCAGCTTCTTTAAGAGGAAAGCGGACAAACGCCATTGGGCTGCTTGTTCCGGATATCTCCAATCCTTTTTATGCGGACATTGCTAGAAGTATTGAAGACCGGAGCCGTGAGCTAGGATTTAGTGTGATGATGTGCAACACAGATAATGATACAGAAAAGGAAAAAAACTATTTATCACTTCTAACCAGCCAGAGAATCGATGGCCTGGTGGTCGCTTCCGCTTTCCGAAGTACGAACTTGCTTGAAGAGATGATGGAAAAACAAGGAGTGCCGATTGTGTTAATCGCTTCTGAAATTCCGAAGCTGTCCATTAATACGGTAACGGTTGATGACTATAAAGGGGGGTACTTGGCTTCTTCCCATTTGTTGTCTTTAGGCCATAAAAGAATCGCTATTATCGCTGAAAATGTTCGAAGCAATGAGCCGAGGCTGGCCGCCTTTAAAGATGCGATGCAGGAAGCCGGGCTGCCGGTGCCGGATGATTACATAGTAAAAACCGAAGCCCTGATCGAAAAAGGATACGAAAGTGCTAAACAGCTCCTTTCATTGAAGGAAAGGCCTACGGCTATTTTTGCCTGCAATGACTTGCTGGCCGCTGGGGTGATACAAGCTGCTAAAGAAATAGATTTGAGTATCCCGCATGGTTTATCAGTTGTCGGATTTGATAATACGGTATTGTCCACTACAACCTCTCCCATGCTGACAACCGTTTCCCAGCCGATAAAAGAGATGGGAGCAAAAGCAGTGGAGTTATTGATGCAGGAAATGGAGGCTTCCCGGCCTTATAAAGAACGGCTGCTTCTTTCTCCTGAATTAATAATTAGGCAATCCACAGCTTCTCTGCATTGA
- a CDS encoding sigma 54-interacting transcriptional regulator, whose protein sequence is MLTLDETIQEALNRLTEKKLESVEIVDENQTVIGMITIEEIRVAIRNGHVLMTLREFFQQPFLHQFLQEQEPGGFHQLLMSKMFSDMINSLYDGVYITDGNGFTVKVNTAYERITGISSEKVIGFHMKDVEKAGYISKSVSIQVIQEKKTLTQMQELANGRKVIVSANPVFGQGQTILYVVSSVRDITELIRLKNEVDELKDNRLETVDVETDHVPFLAEEAESFFTLARKVARKNVTVCLTGESGVGKTMTASYIHHHSTRKNQPFIEVNCGALPANLIEAELFGYVGGAFTGALSKGKKGLVEMAHRGTLFLDEIGDMPLELQVKLLKVLDDFTFTPVGATEAKQVDTRVIAATNRKLEELVKKGQFREDLFYRLTVVPMHIPPLRERTKEIPKLIKHYLEQFNTAHETAIEFSDEALRCLSSYEWPGNIRELKNVIEYIIVTSSSSNIKVEQLPAKVRRAPSFVSSFQGDEIIPLKEATDIVEKQLIKRAMQLHKTTRKAAKALGVSQSTIVAKMKTWSDYNSDQH, encoded by the coding sequence TTGTTAACGCTGGATGAGACCATTCAAGAAGCGCTTAATAGGTTAACGGAAAAAAAGTTGGAATCGGTTGAAATTGTCGATGAGAATCAAACGGTCATCGGCATGATTACTATAGAAGAAATACGGGTGGCGATTCGAAATGGGCATGTGCTGATGACATTGAGAGAATTTTTTCAGCAGCCCTTTTTGCATCAATTTCTCCAGGAACAGGAGCCGGGCGGATTTCATCAACTGCTTATGAGCAAAATGTTTTCGGACATGATCAACTCGTTGTATGACGGTGTATACATAACAGATGGGAATGGCTTTACAGTAAAAGTAAATACGGCATACGAACGGATTACAGGGATTTCGTCAGAGAAAGTAATTGGTTTTCATATGAAGGACGTAGAAAAGGCCGGCTATATTTCGAAATCGGTTTCCATTCAGGTCATTCAAGAGAAAAAAACGCTAACGCAAATGCAAGAGTTGGCGAACGGGCGCAAAGTCATTGTCTCGGCAAATCCCGTATTCGGCCAGGGGCAAACCATTTTATATGTGGTTAGCAGTGTGCGCGATATTACTGAATTGATTCGGTTAAAAAATGAAGTAGACGAATTAAAAGATAATCGATTGGAAACAGTGGACGTAGAAACGGATCATGTGCCATTTTTGGCAGAAGAAGCGGAATCGTTTTTCACACTCGCACGAAAAGTAGCCCGCAAAAATGTAACGGTCTGTTTGACAGGTGAAAGCGGCGTAGGGAAAACAATGACGGCTTCCTACATTCATCATCATTCGACCCGGAAAAATCAGCCGTTTATTGAAGTGAATTGCGGCGCACTGCCGGCCAATTTAATTGAAGCGGAATTGTTCGGCTATGTAGGTGGCGCTTTTACAGGGGCACTTTCCAAAGGGAAAAAAGGGCTTGTGGAAATGGCTCATCGCGGAACGCTATTTTTGGATGAAATCGGAGATATGCCCCTTGAGCTGCAGGTGAAGCTGTTAAAAGTGCTTGATGACTTCACATTTACACCGGTTGGGGCAACGGAGGCTAAACAAGTAGATACTCGGGTAATCGCAGCAACCAATCGAAAATTAGAAGAACTCGTGAAAAAGGGACAATTCCGCGAGGACTTGTTTTACCGGCTGACCGTAGTGCCGATGCACATTCCGCCGCTTCGTGAGCGCACAAAAGAAATCCCTAAATTAATTAAACATTACTTGGAGCAATTTAATACAGCACATGAAACAGCTATAGAGTTTTCAGATGAAGCTCTTCGCTGCCTGAGTTCATACGAATGGCCGGGTAATATTCGCGAGCTTAAAAACGTGATTGAATATATAATCGTCACATCATCTTCTTCTAACATAAAAGTGGAACAGCTGCCGGCTAAAGTTCGTCGCGCTCCATCGTTTGTAAGTTCGTTTCAAGGAGATGAAATTATTCCATTGAAGGAAGCAACCGATATAGTAGAGAAACAATTGATCAAAAGAGCAATGCAGCTTCATAAAACAACTCGAAAAGCAGCGAAAGCACTTGGAGTAAGTCAGTCTACGATTGTAGCAAAAATGAAAACCTGGTCTGATTATAATTCTGATCAACATTGA
- a CDS encoding iron-containing alcohol dehydrogenase encodes MTISTFKIANKLITGDGATSELRNETARLGITKPLIVTDHIIQQTGMLDQIQKNLEGLTVGVFLGVKPEPEFYVVEECRQMFHEGDHDGLIAIGGGSAIDTAKAVSAYAKYEGALTDLVGTDRVEEKGYPLIVIPTTAGTGSEVTNISILSDKKEQVKKGVVSDYLLPDVAIVSPEMTLTMPAGVTAASGIDALVHAIEAYISVHASPITDALAIGAMKMIAVNLPKAYANPNNVEAREQMATASLMAGMAFGNAGVGAVHALAYPLGGRFNIPHGVSNALLLPYVMEWNKIACLERFRDVAAALGEKVDDATDNEAAEKAIKAMSRLCKAVRIPDGLKELGIKESDLDGMAEDASKIDRLLKNNPRLLHKADILEIYQAAYKGGESHALEK; translated from the coding sequence ATGACGATTTCAACATTTAAGATTGCCAATAAATTAATTACCGGTGACGGTGCAACGAGTGAGTTGCGAAATGAAACGGCGCGGTTAGGGATAACTAAACCACTAATTGTGACAGACCACATTATTCAGCAAACCGGAATGCTTGATCAAATTCAGAAAAATTTGGAAGGGCTTACAGTTGGGGTGTTTTTAGGTGTAAAGCCAGAGCCGGAATTTTATGTGGTGGAAGAATGCCGGCAAATGTTTCATGAAGGGGACCATGACGGGCTGATTGCCATCGGGGGCGGCAGTGCGATCGATACAGCGAAAGCGGTATCTGCTTATGCAAAGTATGAAGGTGCGCTTACCGATTTAGTAGGCACAGATCGTGTGGAAGAAAAAGGATATCCGCTCATTGTAATCCCAACAACTGCAGGTACAGGATCGGAAGTCACTAATATTTCTATTTTATCGGATAAAAAAGAGCAAGTGAAGAAAGGGGTTGTAAGTGACTACCTGTTGCCGGATGTTGCGATTGTTTCTCCGGAAATGACGTTAACGATGCCAGCCGGGGTGACAGCAGCAAGCGGAATTGATGCGCTCGTTCATGCAATTGAAGCCTATATTTCTGTTCATGCGTCTCCCATTACCGACGCTTTAGCAATAGGGGCAATGAAAATGATTGCAGTCAATTTGCCCAAAGCGTATGCGAATCCGAATAACGTAGAGGCGCGCGAACAAATGGCCACAGCCAGCTTAATGGCAGGCATGGCGTTTGGGAATGCCGGTGTCGGAGCGGTCCATGCGCTGGCGTATCCGCTCGGAGGCCGTTTTAATATTCCTCACGGTGTGAGCAATGCTCTTCTCTTGCCATATGTCATGGAGTGGAATAAAATCGCATGCCTTGAGCGTTTCAGAGATGTAGCAGCGGCGCTTGGCGAAAAGGTCGATGATGCAACGGATAATGAAGCAGCTGAAAAAGCGATTAAGGCGATGAGCCGACTTTGTAAAGCGGTTCGGATTCCAGATGGTTTAAAAGAGCTTGGTATTAAAGAAAGTGATTTAGACGGGATGGCAGAGGATGCAAGTAAAATTGACCGTCTGCTGAAAAATAATCCTCGACTTTTACATAAAGCCGATATTTTAGAGATTTATCAAGCTGCCTACAAAGGAGGAGAGAGCCATGCTTTGGAAAAATAG
- a CDS encoding NAD-dependent succinate-semialdehyde dehydrogenase: MYINGEWLDTEEKIEVVNPATLEVVATVPKAGAKEAKAAVDAASEALPAWKAKTAAERGALLMNWFRLIDEQKEEIGRIMTTEQGKPLAEAIGEVGYANSFISWYAEEGKRIYGETIPASAPNKRIFVSKQPVGVVAAITPWNFPAAMMTRKAAPALAAGCTIVVKPAELTPLTAYKIAELAEEAGIPKGVINVITGDAAAIGETWMADSRVRKISFTGSTKVGKLLMKQAADTMKKVSLELGGHAPFIVTENADLDKAVAGMIASKYRNAGQTCVCANRVFVHESVEEEFVGLLKKAVSELKVGNGLSDGVQIGPLINQAAVDKVRNQLDEAIEKGARLELGGEEFPGEKGYFITPVVLTNVSDDMACMNEETFGPLAPVTTFKTIDEVIERANNSPYGLAAYVFSENISEAITISEGLEYGIVGLNDGLPSVAQAPFGGMKESGLGREGGHFGMEEFLEVKYISLGM; this comes from the coding sequence ATGTATATAAATGGAGAGTGGCTGGATACAGAGGAGAAAATCGAAGTTGTCAACCCGGCAACGCTTGAAGTTGTTGCGACTGTTCCGAAGGCGGGGGCCAAGGAAGCGAAAGCAGCTGTTGATGCAGCGAGTGAGGCACTTCCGGCATGGAAAGCGAAAACAGCAGCGGAGCGCGGCGCCCTGTTAATGAACTGGTTTCGCTTAATTGATGAACAAAAAGAAGAAATTGGCCGGATTATGACAACAGAACAGGGAAAGCCGCTGGCAGAAGCCATTGGGGAAGTTGGATATGCAAACAGCTTTATTTCCTGGTACGCAGAAGAAGGGAAGCGGATTTACGGTGAAACCATTCCCGCTTCTGCACCGAACAAGCGGATTTTCGTATCAAAGCAGCCAGTGGGCGTTGTAGCGGCCATTACACCATGGAATTTTCCAGCAGCAATGATGACACGTAAAGCGGCTCCTGCTTTGGCAGCGGGGTGCACAATTGTGGTGAAACCAGCCGAACTTACACCGCTCACGGCATATAAAATTGCAGAATTGGCAGAAGAAGCCGGTATTCCAAAAGGTGTTATTAACGTGATTACCGGTGATGCGGCAGCGATTGGAGAAACGTGGATGGCTGACAGCCGCGTCCGTAAAATTTCCTTTACCGGCTCTACAAAGGTAGGAAAGCTGCTAATGAAACAAGCGGCGGATACGATGAAAAAAGTATCCCTGGAGCTTGGTGGACATGCGCCATTTATCGTAACGGAAAATGCCGATCTCGATAAAGCTGTTGCAGGCATGATAGCTTCGAAATACCGCAATGCAGGACAAACATGTGTCTGTGCCAATCGTGTATTTGTTCATGAATCGGTTGAGGAGGAATTTGTAGGTCTTCTGAAAAAAGCAGTCAGTGAGTTAAAAGTGGGCAATGGCCTGAGCGATGGTGTTCAGATTGGGCCGCTGATCAATCAAGCTGCTGTAGATAAAGTGAGAAACCAGCTGGATGAAGCAATTGAAAAAGGAGCACGCCTTGAACTAGGTGGTGAAGAGTTTCCAGGCGAAAAAGGATACTTTATTACACCGGTGGTTTTAACCAATGTATCGGACGACATGGCGTGCATGAATGAAGAAACATTTGGACCGCTTGCACCGGTGACAACGTTTAAAACCATTGATGAAGTAATTGAGCGGGCAAACAACTCGCCATATGGACTTGCTGCATACGTTTTTTCGGAAAATATCTCTGAGGCCATCACAATTTCTGAAGGCCTTGAATATGGCATCGTTGGATTAAACGACGGACTGCCTTCTGTTGCTCAGGCTCCTTTTGGCGGCATGAAAGAAAGCGGCCTTGGCCGTGAAGGCGGACATTTTGGAATGGAAGAATTTTTAGAAGTGAAATATATTTCATTGGGTATGTGA
- a CDS encoding alpha/beta hydrolase, which produces MPYAAIREDLSLYYHVKGEGLPIVFIHPFVMGHNVFKHQEPLADRYKTIFYDLAGHGQSSKGTSPLSIELLAEDLKKLLDQIGIEKAVVCGYSHGGLVAQEFALTYPERTLAIILSGGFSEINNLTPKVFIKSVMALAKIRQIGLAAKLQAKLNKCFPEDEKEIYEYARKSDAARSYEFCKTGLHYKSTNALHRLNMPILLVYGSLEKPMHHYRIPFQQAAPQTEVVYIQNGTHQIPPRSFSEFNALVDRFLQPIKERYMQEQKKKETEFS; this is translated from the coding sequence ATGCCATATGCTGCTATCCGTGAAGATCTTTCACTGTACTATCATGTAAAAGGGGAAGGACTGCCAATTGTCTTTATCCATCCGTTTGTGATGGGCCACAATGTTTTTAAACATCAGGAACCCCTTGCTGACAGATATAAAACTATCTTTTATGACCTCGCGGGCCATGGCCAGAGCTCGAAAGGAACAAGTCCTTTATCCATCGAGCTTCTTGCGGAGGACTTGAAGAAACTGCTCGATCAAATTGGCATTGAAAAAGCGGTGGTCTGTGGATATTCGCACGGCGGCCTGGTTGCCCAGGAATTCGCTTTAACATATCCCGAACGGACACTGGCCATAATCTTGTCCGGTGGTTTTTCCGAAATAAATAATCTCACGCCGAAAGTTTTTATTAAATCGGTAATGGCCCTGGCAAAAATCCGGCAAATCGGCCTTGCTGCAAAACTACAGGCAAAGCTGAATAAATGCTTTCCGGAAGATGAGAAAGAGATTTATGAGTACGCCCGAAAATCAGATGCTGCGCGTTCGTATGAATTTTGTAAAACAGGACTGCATTACAAATCCACTAACGCCCTTCACCGATTGAATATGCCGATTCTGCTCGTATACGGATCGCTGGAAAAGCCCATGCATCATTACCGGATTCCTTTTCAGCAGGCGGCGCCTCAAACAGAAGTGGTATATATACAAAACGGAACCCATCAGATTCCACCGAGGTCTTTTTCGGAGTTCAATGCACTTGTGGACCGCTTTTTGCAGCCAATCAAAGAAAGATACATGCAGGAGCAGAAAAAGAAAGAAACGGAGTTCTCCTAA
- a CDS encoding type II CAAX endopeptidase family protein, producing MKNFVRLIGPSLMILIGLQLLESVVVTFVLFYSWLLAVPLIDKAFPKERVQITKQAIVLGLGSGLLFFLFVFGVLKWLHTYLLDIGELRALLMKWGFTGPGEIGLVLVLLLANPILEELYWRGYMYEKLRAKGKAVYTILMTASFYTLYHLLSVIPIFQGVSSVAAILPVLIAGLFWGYTREKTGSIIAAVISHVLGDLGIVASYWLILR from the coding sequence ATGAAGAATTTCGTGCGCTTAATAGGACCGTCTTTAATGATTTTGATTGGGCTGCAGCTGCTGGAAAGTGTCGTTGTCACATTTGTGCTGTTTTACAGCTGGCTGCTGGCTGTGCCGCTCATTGACAAAGCTTTCCCGAAAGAAAGAGTACAGATAACAAAACAAGCCATTGTTTTAGGGCTTGGAAGCGGGCTCTTGTTTTTCCTGTTCGTTTTCGGAGTCCTGAAATGGCTGCATACCTATCTTCTGGATATCGGTGAGCTCCGTGCACTTCTTATGAAATGGGGGTTCACTGGCCCTGGGGAGATCGGGCTGGTCCTGGTGCTTCTCCTTGCAAATCCGATCTTGGAAGAATTGTATTGGAGAGGGTATATGTATGAAAAGCTGAGAGCAAAAGGGAAAGCGGTATACACAATTTTGATGACCGCCTCTTTCTATACGCTTTATCACCTCCTTTCGGTGATCCCGATATTTCAGGGGGTATCCAGCGTTGCAGCGATTCTACCTGTTTTAATTGCCGGGCTTTTCTGGGGATATACAAGAGAAAAAACAGGCTCCATTATCGCAGCCGTAATCAGCCACGTATTGGGAGACCTAGGAATCGTCGCGTCTTACTGGCTTATTCTAAGGTAA
- a CDS encoding DUF1292 domain-containing protein yields the protein MEKIVAGDIITFVDENDQEREIEVFETLSLEGTDYAAAGFVEDIQENTTEKINVFFVKIEDDEQFSVIEDEEEFRKISAAFEES from the coding sequence ATGGAAAAAATTGTAGCCGGCGATATCATTACATTTGTAGATGAAAATGATCAGGAGCGGGAAATTGAAGTATTCGAAACGTTAAGTCTTGAGGGAACAGACTACGCAGCCGCCGGATTTGTCGAAGACATTCAAGAAAACACGACAGAAAAAATCAACGTCTTTTTTGTTAAAATAGAGGACGACGAGCAATTTTCCGTCATTGAAGATGAAGAAGAGTTTCGCAAAATATCCGCCGCCTTTGAAGAATCCTGA